From Streptomyces sp. TLI_053, a single genomic window includes:
- a CDS encoding S41 family peptidase → MSVSPRATRQAATLGLVFGAVLLAGAATGAWGEPGAAARPPSVDTARAVAAPLGAGQDPAGANLSQQQAEHLIGATGDRWGAYYSAQEYAEFSQGLDGRYLGVGLSVGRGEDGVTTVSQVLPAGPAAAAGIAVGDRLLRIGEDEADRLPVTEVVARLRGREGAERQAGSEVVLELRRGEGGVREVRLRRALLDSQQVTVEHLAGGVVRIAVRAFTSGVAEQVRAAVRGAHAGVVLDLRGNSGGLVEEAVGTAGVFLDGGPVGSYQDRGGTRELTAPPGGDQRTPLVVLVDGGTMSAAELLTGALQDRGRAVVAGARTFGKGTVQQPSRLADGAVLELTVGRYYTPAGRSPEGAGLAPDVPAGAEEDADALALRVLAGLGSRT, encoded by the coding sequence ATGTCCGTCTCTCCCCGTGCGACCCGTCAGGCGGCCACTCTCGGCCTGGTGTTCGGCGCGGTCCTGCTGGCCGGGGCCGCCACCGGCGCCTGGGGCGAGCCGGGCGCGGCGGCCCGTCCGCCGTCGGTGGACACCGCCCGGGCGGTCGCCGCGCCCCTCGGGGCCGGCCAGGACCCGGCCGGCGCCAACCTCTCCCAGCAGCAGGCCGAGCATCTGATCGGCGCCACCGGGGACCGCTGGGGCGCCTACTACAGCGCCCAGGAGTACGCCGAGTTCAGCCAGGGCCTGGACGGCCGCTACCTGGGCGTGGGCCTGTCGGTCGGCCGGGGCGAGGACGGCGTCACCACCGTCTCCCAGGTGCTGCCCGCCGGTCCGGCGGCCGCCGCCGGGATCGCGGTCGGCGACCGGCTGCTGCGGATCGGCGAGGACGAGGCCGACCGGCTGCCGGTCACCGAGGTGGTCGCCCGGCTGCGCGGGCGCGAGGGCGCCGAGCGGCAGGCGGGCTCGGAGGTGGTGCTGGAGCTGCGGCGGGGCGAGGGCGGGGTCCGCGAGGTCCGGCTGCGCCGGGCGCTGCTGGACAGCCAGCAGGTGACCGTCGAGCACCTGGCCGGCGGCGTGGTGCGGATCGCCGTCCGGGCCTTCACCTCCGGCGTGGCCGAGCAGGTGCGCGCCGCCGTGCGCGGCGCGCACGCCGGGGTGGTGCTGGATCTGCGCGGCAACTCCGGCGGACTGGTCGAGGAGGCCGTCGGCACCGCCGGGGTCTTCCTGGACGGCGGCCCGGTCGGCTCCTACCAGGACCGCGGCGGCACCCGCGAACTCACCGCCCCGCCCGGCGGCGACCAGCGCACCCCGCTGGTGGTGCTGGTGGACGGCGGCACCATGAGCGCCGCCGAACTGCTCACCGGCGCCCTCCAGGACCGCGGCCGGGCCGTGGTCGCCGGCGCCAGGACCTTCGGCAAGGGCACCGTGCAGCAGCCCAGCCGGCTCGCCGACGGCGCCGTGCTGGAACTCACCGTCGGCCGCTACTACACCCCGGCCGGCCGCTCGCCGGAGGGCGCCGGGCTGGCCCCGGACGTCCCGGCGGGCGCCGAGGAGGACGCGGACGCGCTCGCCCTGCGGGTGCTCGCCGGTCTCGGCAGCCGCACGTAA
- the smpB gene encoding SsrA-binding protein SmpB, which produces MAKETGHKLIAQNKKARHEYTILDTYECGLVLTGTEVKSLREGRANLVDGYAYIQNHEAWIDNVFIPEYTQGTWTNHAARRKRKLLLHRMEIQKIETKVRDAGHTLVPLSLYFKDGRVKLELALAVGKKLYDKRQTLREKQDTRETARAVAAARRRQS; this is translated from the coding sequence ATGGCAAAGGAAACCGGACACAAGCTGATCGCGCAGAACAAGAAGGCGCGACACGAGTACACCATCCTCGACACCTACGAGTGCGGCCTCGTGCTCACCGGGACCGAGGTGAAGTCACTGCGCGAGGGGCGGGCCAACCTGGTCGACGGCTACGCCTACATCCAGAACCACGAGGCGTGGATCGACAACGTCTTCATCCCCGAGTACACCCAGGGGACGTGGACCAACCACGCGGCCCGGCGCAAGCGCAAGCTGCTGCTGCACCGGATGGAGATCCAGAAGATCGAGACGAAGGTCCGCGACGCCGGCCACACCCTCGTCCCGCTCTCGCTGTACTTCAAGGACGGCCGGGTGAAGCTCGAACTGGCGCTCGCGGTCGGCAAGAAGCTCTACGACAAGCGGCAGACCCTGCGTGAGAAGCAGGACACCCGCGAGACGGCGCGCGCCGTGGCGGCCGCCCGGCGGCGCCAGAGTTAA